A genomic stretch from Nocardia wallacei includes:
- a CDS encoding primosomal protein N', which translates to MLEPAHLDRDFDYLVPAEMDALAQPGVRVRVRFSGRLIDGFILDRLDHTDHTGKLMRLERVVSGEQVLTPEILRLVTAVAARCAGTRADVLRLAIPPRHARVESEKPRGQEDSGAASVSEAVVNERASGESGDGRSDSVGTELDSASIDASAEAVEKTSDTGRRASLGPESDSVWPGPNSRAGGARRAGGPEVVVSELDSGSSGVIDGADGVPVDGEGASRGRVGATADPASPVDLSRYAGWEKYRHGMSFLSALAGGKGPRAAWQAVPGEEWARRLAELAAVVVGSGRSAVLIVPDQRDLDRLSAACAESVGDAAVGLAAGLGPAARYRRWLAILRGTARVVIGTRSAVFAPARDLGLIAIWDDGDDTYAEPRAPYPHAREVAMLRAHETGAAFVAGGFARTAEIQAVVASGWAHDLIADRAVVRRFAPRISAPGDSDVALERDPVAQAVRIPAVAFTAARKALAAGQPVLVQVPRRGYVPALACAKCRVPARCRHCNGPLALPDTDAPRSAKVAARHNDPTTRPSARRRGTTTDAGAAARAMPFDESAAATGERRDPSARPEPRAPAARPPSARELGVALSRSASEPVAHSPSCRWCGKTEPVFRCGSCGSRALRAVVIGAARTAEELGRAFPEVPIRASGGAAVLDAVSGEAQVVVATIGAEPATPDGYGVALLLDGWALLGRADLRAAEDALRRWMSAATLVRSSGQVIVMAEPSVPTVQALVRWDPVGHARFELESRTEVRFPPAVRFAAIDGTTESIAELLGEAQLPDGVEMLGPVPLPPGARKPFSSGDSPAEVERMILRADRARGAALARALGAAQAVRSTHRSDAPLRVQIDPIDIG; encoded by the coding sequence ATGCTCGAACCCGCCCACCTGGACCGGGATTTCGACTACCTGGTCCCCGCCGAGATGGACGCGCTCGCCCAGCCGGGTGTGCGCGTCCGGGTGCGTTTCTCGGGCCGCCTCATCGACGGTTTCATCCTGGACCGCCTCGACCACACCGACCACACCGGAAAGCTGATGCGGCTCGAGCGGGTGGTCTCCGGCGAACAGGTCCTCACACCGGAAATTCTCCGTCTCGTCACCGCGGTCGCGGCCCGGTGCGCGGGCACCCGCGCCGACGTCCTCCGCCTGGCGATACCCCCGCGCCACGCCAGGGTGGAGTCGGAAAAGCCACGTGGGCAGGAGGATTCGGGTGCCGCCTCGGTATCGGAGGCGGTCGTGAACGAACGGGCCTCCGGCGAAAGCGGCGACGGGCGTTCGGATTCGGTGGGGACCGAACTGGATTCGGCCTCGATCGATGCGAGTGCCGAGGCAGTGGAGAAGACGTCGGATACCGGACGCCGGGCTTCGTTGGGGCCGGAGTCGGATTCGGTGTGGCCCGGTCCGAACAGCCGAGCCGGAGGTGCGCGGCGCGCGGGGGGTCCGGAAGTGGTTGTGTCCGAGCTGGATTCGGGATCGTCCGGTGTGATCGACGGTGCCGACGGTGTGCCGGTCGACGGAGAAGGGGCGAGCCGGGGCCGGGTGGGAGCCACGGCGGATCCGGCTTCGCCCGTTGATCTTTCGCGGTATGCGGGGTGGGAGAAGTATCGGCACGGGATGTCGTTCCTGAGTGCGCTGGCGGGCGGAAAGGGGCCGCGGGCGGCGTGGCAGGCGGTGCCGGGGGAGGAGTGGGCGCGGCGGCTGGCCGAGTTGGCGGCGGTGGTGGTGGGGAGCGGGCGCAGTGCCGTGCTGATCGTCCCCGATCAGCGGGATCTGGATCGGCTGTCCGCGGCGTGTGCGGAATCGGTGGGAGACGCGGCGGTCGGGCTGGCGGCCGGGCTCGGGCCCGCCGCGCGATACCGGCGGTGGTTGGCCATCCTGCGCGGTACTGCGCGGGTGGTGATCGGTACGCGCAGTGCGGTTTTCGCGCCGGCGCGGGATCTCGGCCTGATCGCGATCTGGGACGACGGGGACGACACCTACGCCGAGCCCCGGGCGCCGTACCCGCACGCGCGGGAGGTGGCGATGCTGCGCGCACACGAGACCGGCGCCGCGTTCGTGGCGGGCGGGTTCGCGCGGACCGCCGAGATCCAGGCCGTCGTGGCCTCCGGGTGGGCGCACGACCTGATCGCCGATCGCGCGGTCGTGCGGCGGTTCGCGCCGCGGATCAGCGCGCCCGGCGACAGTGACGTCGCTCTGGAACGGGACCCGGTCGCGCAGGCCGTGCGCATCCCGGCGGTGGCGTTCACCGCGGCCCGCAAGGCACTCGCCGCCGGGCAGCCGGTCCTGGTCCAGGTGCCGCGCCGCGGTTACGTGCCCGCCCTCGCCTGTGCCAAATGCCGCGTCCCCGCCCGGTGCCGACACTGCAACGGGCCGCTGGCGCTACCCGACACCGACGCCCCCCGATCCGCGAAGGTCGCTGCGCGACACAACGATCCGACCACGCGCCCTTCCGCGCGGCGCCGCGGCACGACCACTGATGCCGGGGCCGCTGCTCGCGCCATGCCCTTCGACGAGTCCGCTGCGGCGACCGGAGAACGGCGGGATCCGTCGGCCCGGCCGGAACCGAGGGCTCCCGCGGCGCGTCCACCCTCGGCCCGGGAGCTGGGGGTCGCGTTGTCGCGCAGCGCGTCCGAGCCGGTGGCGCACAGCCCGAGCTGCCGCTGGTGCGGGAAGACCGAACCCGTGTTCCGGTGTGGGTCCTGTGGGTCCCGGGCATTGCGCGCGGTGGTCATCGGGGCGGCGCGGACGGCGGAGGAGTTGGGCCGGGCGTTTCCCGAGGTGCCGATCCGGGCGTCGGGTGGTGCGGCCGTGCTGGATGCGGTGTCCGGCGAGGCGCAGGTGGTGGTCGCGACCATCGGCGCCGAACCGGCGACCCCGGACGGCTACGGGGTGGCGCTGCTGCTCGACGGCTGGGCGCTGTTGGGCCGCGCGGACCTGCGGGCGGCGGAGGACGCGCTGCGGCGGTGGATGTCGGCCGCGACGCTGGTGCGGTCGTCCGGGCAGGTGATCGTCATGGCGGAGCCGTCCGTGCCCACCGTGCAGGCGCTGGTGCGCTGGGATCCGGTGGGGCACGCGAGATTCGAGCTGGAGTCCCGCACCGAGGTGCGCTTCCCGCCCGCCGTCCGCTTCGCCGCGATCGACGGCACCACCGAGTCCATCGCCGAATTGCTCGGCGAGGCACAGCTTCCCGACGGAGTGGAGATGCTGGGACCCGTGCCGCTGCCGCCCGGGGCGCGAAAGCCGTTCTCCTCCGGCGATTCCCCGGCCGAGGTGGAGCGGATGATCCTGCGCGCGGACCGCGCTCGCGGCGCTGCCCTCGCCCGCGCTCTCGGCGCCGCCCAGGCCGTCCGCAGCACCCACCGCTCGGACGCGCCACTGCGGGTGCAGATAGACCCTATCGATATCGGCTGA
- a CDS encoding VC0807 family protein — MTATAEPRSGRARNLLFLAASIGLSPAVYYLLSGAGYSDFAALLCSTIVSGLWAAGVAAAQRKVDGLAAFAFALNLLGLALALLGGDERMMLVKDPISSAVVSALLLGSCVVGRPAMYGLAQRLHAPGAESAARWDALWHSDHEVRRAFRSSTAVWGAGLAADAVLRLALIYALPVSVTVALMNPVQWAIIGLLVLYTLRGRRQLDMRSRLAAMT, encoded by the coding sequence ATGACCGCGACCGCCGAGCCGCGGTCGGGCCGAGCACGCAACTTGCTGTTCCTCGCGGCGAGTATCGGGTTGTCGCCCGCCGTCTACTACCTGCTGAGCGGAGCCGGGTACAGCGACTTCGCCGCGCTGCTGTGCTCGACGATCGTGTCGGGGCTCTGGGCGGCCGGTGTCGCGGCGGCGCAGCGCAAGGTCGACGGTCTGGCGGCGTTCGCGTTCGCACTGAACCTGCTCGGGCTGGCACTGGCACTGCTCGGCGGCGACGAGCGGATGATGCTGGTGAAGGACCCCATCAGTTCGGCGGTGGTCAGTGCGCTGCTGCTGGGCAGCTGCGTGGTCGGCCGTCCGGCCATGTACGGCCTGGCGCAGCGCCTGCACGCGCCCGGCGCGGAGTCGGCCGCGCGCTGGGACGCCTTGTGGCACAGCGATCACGAGGTGCGGCGGGCATTCCGGAGCTCGACGGCGGTGTGGGGTGCCGGGCTCGCCGCCGACGCCGTGCTGCGCCTGGCGCTGATCTACGCGCTGCCGGTCTCGGTGACCGTCGCCCTGATGAACCCGGTGCAGTGGGCGATCATCGGGCTGCTCGTGCTGTACACGCTGCGCGGTCGGCGGCAACTCGACATGCGGTCGCGACTCGCGGCGATGACCTGA
- a CDS encoding sensor histidine kinase, with protein MRRLRRAARVLFGGDPESSPLTQVIGTMLLAVNLVFNHRQPVPGWLWWTLGATYVCWVLFTAGISRWPRPAFAALVCCALISAAAVGPAPDSSVLVMLCVAASVLAQHLVPSVAAILFVFAGCLVALVAGGLIAGRSAGTVAAHAAILVILVLLGLYRRQYRMRVRETEMLLAQTRRAQHEHARAAALDERARIAREMHDVLAHSLGALTVQLDVAEGLLSEKGDVAGALARLRQSRRLAADGLAEARSAVAALRSDVPPLPEAVRELAESFRRDHHLEVSCRVDGPARTVGPASTVSLLRAAREALTNAGRHAPGESVTVTLRFAPGRVRLSVRNPLPAIVSQYRPSGSGYGLIGMRERIALVGGTLSAGPDGDGWLVTAEVPE; from the coding sequence ATGCGACGGCTACGGCGCGCCGCCCGGGTGTTGTTCGGCGGCGACCCGGAATCCAGCCCGCTCACGCAGGTGATCGGCACGATGCTGCTGGCGGTGAACCTGGTGTTCAACCATCGCCAGCCGGTGCCGGGGTGGCTGTGGTGGACGCTCGGCGCGACCTACGTGTGCTGGGTGCTGTTCACCGCGGGCATCTCGCGGTGGCCGCGGCCGGCCTTCGCGGCGCTGGTGTGCTGCGCCCTGATCAGTGCGGCGGCGGTCGGACCGGCGCCGGACTCGTCGGTGCTGGTCATGCTGTGCGTGGCGGCCAGCGTCCTCGCTCAGCATCTGGTGCCGAGCGTCGCCGCCATCCTGTTCGTGTTCGCGGGCTGCCTGGTCGCGCTCGTCGCCGGCGGGCTGATCGCGGGGCGGTCGGCGGGCACCGTGGCCGCGCATGCCGCGATCCTCGTCATCCTGGTGCTGCTGGGCCTGTATCGGCGGCAGTACCGGATGCGGGTCCGGGAGACCGAGATGCTGCTGGCGCAGACGCGGCGCGCGCAACACGAGCATGCCCGCGCCGCCGCCCTGGACGAGCGGGCGCGCATCGCCCGCGAGATGCACGACGTGCTGGCGCATTCGCTCGGCGCGCTCACGGTGCAGTTGGACGTCGCCGAGGGACTGCTCAGCGAAAAAGGTGATGTGGCAGGCGCGCTGGCCCGGCTGCGGCAGTCGCGCCGGCTCGCCGCAGACGGCCTGGCCGAGGCGCGCAGCGCGGTGGCCGCCCTGCGCAGCGACGTGCCGCCGCTGCCGGAAGCGGTGCGCGAGTTGGCGGAAAGCTTTCGGCGCGACCATCATCTGGAAGTGAGCTGCCGGGTCGATGGTCCGGCGCGGACGGTCGGACCGGCGTCCACGGTCTCGCTGCTGCGCGCGGCGCGCGAAGCCCTGACCAACGCGGGCAGGCACGCGCCGGGCGAATCGGTGACCGTCACCCTGCGGTTCGCGCCCGGCCGGGTTCGATTGTCGGTGCGAAACCCGTTGCCGGCCATAGTGTCCCAGTACCGGCCGAGCGGCAGCGGGTATGGTCTGATCGGGATGCGCGAGCGGATCGCGCTGGTCGGCGGCACGCTGTCCGCCGGTCCGGACGGCGACGGCTGGCTGGTGACGGCGGAGGTTCCGGAGTGA
- a CDS encoding response regulator, with amino-acid sequence MSGQRSGDPIRVLVVDDQQIMREGLVALLGLVDEVEVVGAVGDGEQAVRAVTDLTPDVVLMDLRMPVLDGVEATRRIAGRHPDTAVLVLTTYADDESIVSALRAGARGYLTKDAGRVEIAAALRAAAAGQSTFDATVSQRLVAALSRPEPPGRPATRPDGLTGREAEVIGLIGQGLNNAEIAAALFVGETTVKTHINNAFAKIGARNRADAVRYAYRHGLADSD; translated from the coding sequence GTGAGCGGGCAACGATCCGGCGACCCGATCCGGGTCCTGGTGGTGGACGATCAGCAGATCATGCGGGAGGGACTGGTCGCGCTGCTCGGTCTCGTCGACGAGGTCGAGGTCGTCGGCGCGGTCGGCGACGGCGAGCAGGCGGTGCGCGCGGTCACCGACCTCACGCCGGACGTGGTGCTGATGGATCTGCGGATGCCGGTGCTCGACGGTGTCGAGGCCACCCGCCGGATCGCCGGGCGCCACCCGGACACCGCGGTGCTCGTGCTGACCACCTACGCCGACGACGAGTCCATCGTGAGCGCGTTGCGCGCCGGCGCCCGCGGTTATCTGACCAAGGACGCCGGCCGGGTGGAGATCGCGGCGGCCCTGCGCGCCGCGGCCGCCGGGCAGTCGACCTTCGACGCCACCGTGTCCCAGCGACTGGTGGCCGCACTGTCACGCCCCGAGCCGCCGGGCCGACCGGCCACCCGCCCCGACGGCCTGACCGGCCGCGAGGCGGAGGTGATCGGCCTGATCGGCCAGGGGCTGAACAACGCCGAGATCGCCGCCGCTCTCTTCGTCGGGGAGACCACGGTCAAGACCCACATCAACAACGCCTTCGCCAAGATCGGCGCCCGCAACCGCGCCGACGCCGTCCGCTACGCCTACCGCCACGGCCTGGCCGACTCGGACTGA
- a CDS encoding SDR family oxidoreductase produces the protein MIVVTGATGNIGRTLVPMLADAGEKVVAVSRGSAVSLPDGVDHRRADLADTAQLPSAFAGADALFLLLSGELGFTGPDPAETIRIAADAGVRRVVFLSSLSVVTRPGRLSATRLVDFEAALRNSGLEWTVLRPGGFFSNSFAWADSVRTERAVFAPFGDTGLPHVDPADIAAVAAAALRSPEHAGKVYTLTGPRSVTPREQARALAAGLGEPVRFVELSRAQAFTAMTEFMPGPVAEDTLSILGEPTAAELAVSPDIERVLARPATDYATWVRANLAAFR, from the coding sequence ATGATCGTGGTGACCGGAGCGACCGGAAATATCGGACGCACGCTCGTGCCGATGCTCGCCGACGCGGGCGAGAAGGTGGTGGCGGTATCGCGCGGCAGCGCGGTGTCGCTGCCGGACGGGGTCGACCATCGGCGTGCCGATCTCGCCGATACGGCCCAGCTGCCCTCCGCCTTCGCCGGTGCCGATGCCCTGTTCCTGCTCCTCAGCGGCGAATTGGGGTTCACCGGGCCGGATCCGGCCGAGACCATCCGGATCGCCGCGGACGCAGGTGTGCGGCGCGTGGTGTTCCTGTCGTCGCTGTCGGTGGTGACGCGGCCGGGCCGGCTGTCGGCCACGCGCCTCGTGGATTTCGAGGCCGCGCTGCGGAACTCCGGGCTGGAGTGGACGGTGCTCCGGCCCGGCGGGTTCTTCTCCAACTCGTTCGCCTGGGCCGATTCCGTCCGTACCGAGCGCGCGGTCTTCGCGCCGTTCGGCGATACGGGTCTGCCCCACGTCGACCCAGCCGACATCGCCGCGGTGGCCGCGGCGGCGCTACGCTCGCCCGAGCATGCCGGGAAGGTCTACACCCTCACGGGTCCGCGCTCGGTGACACCGCGCGAACAGGCTCGCGCGCTGGCGGCCGGGCTCGGCGAGCCGGTGCGGTTCGTCGAGTTGTCCCGGGCACAGGCGTTCACCGCCATGACCGAGTTCATGCCGGGCCCCGTGGCCGAGGACACCCTGTCGATTCTCGGCGAGCCCACCGCGGCGGAGCTCGCGGTCAGTCCCGATATCGAACGCGTACTCGCCCGTCCCGCAACCGATTACGCCACCTGGGTGCGCGCCAACCTGGCCGCCTTCCGCTGA
- a CDS encoding TetR/AcrR family transcriptional regulator, with product MTNSVQKSVPRGGKRERLVAAAAQVFHERGVEKTTIADIASVADVPVGNVYYYFKTKDQLVRAAIGAHDGYLRELIAELERREDPADRLRALIRGWVDQRDVAARFGCPSGTLAAELDKRADGLDGELAEVMRRLIDWARAQFEAMGRGDADELAVALVASYQGISLLTNTFRDPELMAAEGRRLERWIDDLAAR from the coding sequence GTGACCAACTCAGTGCAGAAGTCCGTCCCGCGCGGCGGCAAGCGCGAGCGGCTCGTCGCGGCGGCGGCGCAGGTCTTTCACGAGCGCGGCGTGGAGAAGACGACCATCGCCGACATCGCGAGCGTGGCCGACGTGCCGGTCGGCAACGTCTACTACTACTTCAAGACCAAAGACCAGCTGGTGCGGGCGGCGATAGGGGCGCACGACGGCTACCTGCGCGAGCTGATCGCCGAACTCGAGCGCCGGGAGGACCCGGCCGACCGGCTCAGGGCGCTGATCCGGGGCTGGGTCGACCAGCGCGATGTCGCGGCCCGATTCGGTTGCCCCTCCGGCACTCTCGCGGCCGAGCTGGACAAGCGCGCCGACGGCCTGGACGGTGAGCTGGCCGAGGTCATGCGTCGGCTGATCGACTGGGCTCGGGCGCAGTTCGAGGCCATGGGGCGTGGCGACGCCGATGAGCTGGCCGTTGCCCTGGTGGCCTCGTATCAGGGAATCTCCTTGCTCACCAATACTTTCCGCGATCCGGAGCTGATGGCCGCCGAGGGGCGGCGGCTGGAACGCTGGATCGACGACCTCGCCGCGCGGTAG
- a CDS encoding TetR/AcrR family transcriptional regulator, producing the protein MNSRSDAATRRRGAAMRDRLVESGLRLLEEGGPEALQTRRVAAAAGASTMTVYTHFGGMNGLLKAIAAEAFTRFGAALASTPPTDDPVADFFAMGYAYRRYALASPQRYRLMFGLTADQTEHPPHRDVTAGPVAEAVGAETFEQLVGAVERMIDGGHLAPAPARQAAARVWALMHGTVMLDLSGYLGAENSSLTTVLGPATVDLLVGMGGARAEIEQSLERAGTLVARD; encoded by the coding sequence GTGAATTCCCGCTCGGACGCCGCGACCCGGCGCCGGGGCGCGGCCATGCGCGACCGGCTGGTGGAGTCGGGCCTGCGACTGCTCGAGGAGGGTGGCCCCGAGGCATTGCAGACCCGGCGGGTGGCGGCGGCGGCCGGCGCCTCGACGATGACGGTCTACACCCATTTCGGCGGCATGAACGGTCTGCTGAAAGCCATTGCGGCCGAGGCGTTCACGCGATTCGGCGCGGCATTGGCGAGCACGCCGCCCACCGACGACCCGGTCGCCGACTTCTTCGCCATGGGTTACGCCTACCGCCGCTACGCGCTGGCCAGCCCGCAGCGGTACCGATTGATGTTCGGGCTGACCGCGGACCAGACCGAGCATCCGCCGCACCGCGACGTCACGGCCGGACCGGTCGCCGAGGCCGTGGGCGCGGAGACCTTCGAGCAACTGGTGGGCGCGGTCGAGCGGATGATCGACGGCGGACATCTCGCGCCGGCGCCGGCCCGGCAGGCGGCGGCGCGGGTCTGGGCGCTCATGCACGGCACCGTCATGCTGGATCTGAGCGGCTACCTCGGCGCCGAGAACAGCAGCCTGACAACGGTTCTCGGCCCCGCGACGGTGGATCTCCTGGTGGGCATGGGTGGCGCCCGCGCCGAGATCGAACAGTCCCTCGAGCGCGCCGGAACGCTCGTCGCCCGGGACTGA